The uncultured Ilyobacter sp. genome has a segment encoding these proteins:
- a CDS encoding cyclic nucleotide-binding domain-containing protein: MSEKQLEDKIIELLPKTSLFGGVDLKEIHFFVESLVEKRCKAGEIILKEGESPGDSYLLLEGEIKLTVRDRRVDKFGPGTVFGIDSTIGIQKQITTATAETDVILAIIPKMSLYTLSQKNPDLFGKLILNVARDLARALKGMERIIEDYVLLEEKHLL, translated from the coding sequence ATGAGTGAAAAACAACTTGAGGACAAGATAATAGAGCTTTTACCGAAAACATCTCTTTTTGGGGGAGTGGATCTGAAGGAGATTCATTTTTTTGTAGAGAGCCTTGTGGAGAAGAGATGTAAAGCTGGTGAAATTATACTAAAAGAGGGAGAATCACCTGGGGATTCTTATCTTTTATTGGAGGGAGAGATAAAACTGACAGTGAGAGATAGGCGGGTGGATAAATTTGGTCCTGGGACAGTTTTTGGAATAGATTCTACAATAGGAATCCAAAAGCAGATTACTACTGCCACTGCAGAAACTGATGTGATTTTGGCAATTATCCCAAAGATGAGCCTCTATACTCTATCGCAGAAAAATCCTGATTTGTTTGGCAAGCTCATCCTAAACGTAGCCAGAGACCTGGCAAGGGCCCTAAAGGGTATGGAACGGATAATAGAAGATTATGTACTTTTAGAGGAAAAACACCTTCTTTGA
- a CDS encoding FeoA domain-containing protein yields the protein MSHPVTYGQLNKKFVIKGINGNDKTKARLIERGFCIGENLCILKDTDENLIIEVNKSRYVVNFGLASKIIVDEA from the coding sequence ATGTCACATCCAGTAACTTATGGACAGTTAAACAAGAAATTTGTCATAAAAGGAATCAACGGTAATGATAAAACCAAGGCTAGGCTTATAGAGAGAGGGTTCTGTATAGGTGAAAATCTCTGCATACTGAAGGATACTGATGAAAATCTAATTATAGAGGTAAATAAAAGCAGGTATGTGGTCAATTTTGGACTGGCAAGTAAAATAATAGTAGATGAAGCATAA
- a CDS encoding FeoA domain-containing protein gives MKLTDLKRGEKAKIIKIGKIGDLKKRLVDMGVTSGETIKLERDAPLGDPQQYIIKGTGIAIRKEDAKNIEVEK, from the coding sequence ATGAAACTTACTGACCTGAAAAGAGGGGAAAAAGCAAAGATTATCAAAATAGGTAAAATAGGAGACCTGAAGAAAAGACTTGTGGACATGGGAGTCACTTCTGGAGAGACAATAAAACTAGAAAGAGATGCGCCCCTAGGGGACCCGCAGCAGTACATAATAAAAGGGACAGGGATAGCAATCAGAAAAGAAGATGCAAAGAATATAGAGGTAGAAAAATAA
- the feoB gene encoding ferrous iron transport protein B, whose amino-acid sequence MIKIAFAGNPNVGKSALINSMAGSKLKVGNWPGVTVEKKEAEFEFEGKKIKMIDLPGVYSLSPYTIEEKITRDYILNENPDVVINVVDSTNLERNLYLTMLLKELGKPMIMALNFLDEFENLNYKLDLKKFQAHLEMEAIHTSAVKNKGIKELLEKALLVAEKHRKQSHIKYELRFDNTIENEIQNIRCKIKENEKFIPVLQKYAEDFICIKLLEQDSYFAEVLEREYGIESDSVTKENVDRIEKKFDEDAETIIAEGRYGALKGILAQTFTTSLKSRLDFTDKVDKILLNKYLGLPIFFFIISGIMGVVFNGSGPFIDWVDGFIGDYIGKYVAIAVEGTPDWLYSLVTEGIIGGVGGVLVFVPLMLFLYFFLALLEESGYMSRVAFLMDKIMRRLGLNGKAFVPMVLGFGCTVPAIYATRTLEDEPSRRLTALMAPFMSCGARLPVYGLFTAAFFGARAGMIVMSLYVMGIIVAVLTGMFFKNNPRFKAEDKALLLELPPYRVPSFKMIWSSTMTRTVSYLKKATTVILGILILLWGLIYFPNNGDASNSYMAKFGKVIAPIMKPTGFGNRWETVAAIAPSIAAKEVVVGFMAQVLPQGNEANSLSENEIQEEPTTFAQDTMEQLKGFAVASKESVISMVSFDVASLFTPPSADEVEEGGTGVVGATARLWEGDPLGPLRAYSFMVFILLVVPCVVTLAAIKQEFGQKFMWFTVMVMLIVPYIASTVIFQIGRLFI is encoded by the coding sequence ATGATAAAAATAGCTTTTGCGGGAAATCCCAACGTAGGGAAATCAGCACTTATCAACTCCATGGCAGGCTCGAAACTAAAAGTAGGAAACTGGCCAGGTGTTACAGTTGAGAAAAAGGAAGCTGAGTTTGAGTTTGAGGGTAAAAAAATAAAGATGATAGACCTCCCAGGTGTATATAGTCTTAGTCCCTATACCATAGAAGAAAAAATCACCAGGGACTATATATTAAATGAAAATCCAGACGTTGTAATAAATGTGGTTGACTCTACCAACCTTGAAAGAAATTTATATCTCACAATGCTATTAAAAGAATTGGGAAAGCCTATGATAATGGCTCTGAATTTTTTAGATGAGTTTGAAAACCTCAATTATAAATTGGATCTTAAAAAGTTTCAGGCACATTTAGAGATGGAAGCTATCCATACAAGTGCCGTAAAAAACAAAGGTATAAAAGAACTTTTGGAAAAAGCCCTGTTGGTAGCTGAAAAACACAGAAAACAAAGTCACATCAAATATGAGCTCAGGTTTGACAACACAATAGAAAATGAGATTCAGAACATAAGATGCAAGATAAAAGAAAATGAAAAATTTATTCCGGTACTACAAAAATATGCTGAGGACTTTATATGTATCAAATTATTGGAGCAGGACTCGTATTTTGCAGAGGTTTTAGAAAGAGAGTATGGGATAGAGAGTGATTCTGTAACAAAAGAAAATGTAGACAGGATAGAGAAAAAATTTGACGAAGATGCAGAGACTATAATTGCAGAGGGAAGATATGGAGCACTTAAGGGTATTTTAGCCCAGACCTTTACAACCTCCCTGAAATCTAGACTTGACTTTACAGACAAGGTTGACAAAATACTTCTCAATAAATATCTTGGACTTCCGATATTTTTCTTCATAATATCTGGAATAATGGGTGTTGTATTTAACGGAAGCGGCCCTTTTATAGACTGGGTAGACGGCTTCATAGGCGACTACATAGGAAAGTATGTGGCCATTGCTGTAGAAGGGACTCCAGACTGGCTTTACTCCCTTGTAACTGAGGGAATAATAGGTGGGGTAGGAGGAGTTCTTGTATTTGTTCCTCTAATGCTTTTCCTGTATTTTTTCCTGGCTTTACTAGAGGAAAGCGGATATATGTCAAGAGTGGCCTTTCTTATGGATAAGATAATGAGAAGACTCGGACTAAATGGAAAGGCTTTTGTGCCTATGGTATTAGGGTTCGGGTGTACAGTTCCAGCCATCTATGCCACAAGAACGCTAGAGGACGAACCATCTAGGAGACTTACAGCTCTTATGGCACCTTTTATGTCTTGCGGGGCAAGACTTCCGGTATATGGTCTTTTTACAGCGGCATTTTTCGGGGCCCGTGCAGGAATGATAGTAATGAGTCTTTATGTAATGGGGATAATTGTAGCCGTACTTACAGGTATGTTTTTTAAGAATAATCCTAGATTTAAGGCAGAGGATAAGGCTCTTCTTCTAGAGCTGCCTCCATACAGGGTGCCTAGCTTCAAGATGATATGGAGCTCTACAATGACAAGGACAGTGTCTTATCTGAAAAAGGCCACCACTGTTATATTAGGAATACTGATACTTCTTTGGGGTCTTATTTATTTTCCAAATAACGGAGACGCATCAAATTCTTACATGGCAAAATTCGGAAAAGTAATAGCACCTATAATGAAGCCAACTGGATTTGGTAACAGATGGGAAACTGTAGCTGCTATAGCCCCTAGTATTGCGGCCAAAGAAGTTGTCGTAGGATTCATGGCACAGGTACTTCCACAGGGAAATGAGGCTAACTCATTATCAGAAAATGAAATCCAAGAGGAACCTACAACATTTGCACAAGATACAATGGAACAACTAAAGGGATTTGCAGTGGCGTCAAAAGAATCTGTAATTTCCATGGTTAGTTTTGATGTAGCCAGTCTTTTTACTCCACCTAGTGCTGACGAGGTGGAAGAAGGGGGAACTGGGGTGGTAGGAGCCACTGCAAGATTATGGGAGGGAGATCCTTTAGGGCCTCTTAGAGCATATTCATTCATGGTGTTTATACTGCTGGTCGTTCCTTGTGTAGTTACTTTAGCCGCAATCAAACAGGAGTTTGGACAGAAATTCATGTGGTTTACTGTTATGGTGATGCTTATTGTACCTTATATAGCTTCGACGGTTATATTCCAAATAGGTAGATTATTTATTTAG
- a CDS encoding FeoB-associated Cys-rich membrane protein yields the protein MKTIIVIGVVAVIAFFSLRSVIKMLKGENGCGCSKDSNCAMKDHCSSKNKNKK from the coding sequence ATGAAAACGATTATAGTTATAGGGGTAGTTGCAGTGATTGCATTCTTTTCCCTCAGAAGTGTGATAAAAATGCTAAAAGGTGAAAATGGATGCGGATGCTCTAAAGATTCCAACTGTGCTATGAAGGATCACTGCTCTAGCAAGAATAAAAATAAAAAATAA
- a CDS encoding DUF2325 domain-containing protein, whose amino-acid sequence MIAIIGGIKGIEREYKNLMDEHNLRCRIYNKTCPAFQKKIKNCEACILFTNTVSHKLSLSCTKICKKNNIKLIRVHSSSLNKLRESLCEICKGCS is encoded by the coding sequence ATGATAGCAATTATAGGAGGGATCAAAGGAATAGAGAGAGAGTATAAAAATCTCATGGATGAACATAATCTGAGGTGCAGGATTTACAATAAAACCTGTCCTGCTTTCCAAAAGAAAATAAAGAACTGTGAAGCCTGTATATTGTTTACCAATACGGTGAGTCATAAGCTCTCTCTTTCGTGTACTAAAATATGCAAAAAAAATAATATAAAACTCATAAGGGTTCACTCTAGCAGTTTGAATAAACTCAGAGAGAGTTTGTGTGAAATATGCAAAGGGTGTAGTTAA
- a CDS encoding DUF2023 family protein: MKYAKGVVNQKEVFVHHIYEFEKGLRNLVLHTTEKENLKMIMNKLNNRKINYEIYEIEGDRINIFFGAKECIEVIRRMGKQSLRKYTFEEDFILGIMLGYDRRKQCERYLSFKEKNTRTA, from the coding sequence GTGAAATATGCAAAGGGTGTAGTTAACCAAAAGGAGGTATTTGTACATCATATATATGAATTTGAGAAGGGCCTCAGAAATCTGGTGCTCCATACCACTGAAAAAGAAAATCTAAAAATGATAATGAACAAACTGAACAATAGAAAGATCAATTACGAGATTTATGAAATAGAAGGGGACAGGATAAATATATTTTTTGGAGCCAAAGAGTGTATAGAGGTAATAAGAAGAATGGGAAAGCAGTCGCTGAGGAAATATACCTTTGAAGAGGATTTTATACTTGGGATTATGCTAGGGTATGACAGAAGAAAACAGTGTGAAAGATACTTATCTTTTAAAGAAAAAAATACAAGAACTGCATAA
- a CDS encoding 4Fe-4S binding protein, translating into MYVIDKEVCIACGACEGTCPVSAISAADGKYEISDACIDCGACAGVCPVECISAQ; encoded by the coding sequence ATGTACGTAATCGATAAAGAAGTTTGTATTGCATGTGGAGCATGTGAGGGAACTTGTCCAGTATCAGCAATTTCTGCTGCAGACGGTAAATATGAGATTTCAGATGCATGTATCGACTGTGGAGCATGTGCAGGAGTATGTCCAGTAGAGTGTATCTCGGCTCAGTAA
- a CDS encoding 4Fe-4S binding protein produces MYVIDKEACIACGACEGTCPVSAISAAEGKYEISDACVDCGACAGACPVDAIAAG; encoded by the coding sequence ATGTACGTAATCGATAAAGAAGCTTGTATTGCATGTGGGGCATGTGAAGGAACTTGTCCAGTATCAGCAATTTCTGCTGCAGAGGGTAAATATGAGATTTCAGATGCTTGTGTAGACTGTGGAGCATGTGCAGGAGCATGTCCTGTAGACGCAATCGCTGCAGGTTAA
- a CDS encoding PrpF domain-containing protein → MRKFPCTILRAGTSKGVFFNEKDMPKDKEKWEDFLLDVMGSPDKKQIDGLGGANSLTSKVAIIKKSEREGFDVDYTFAQVSLTARKIDMKGNCGNISSGVGPFAIDNGLVEALEPTTKVRIYNTNTGKTIESEVKVSNGMYDPDGDTKIPGVPNTGSVGYLSFYAPEGSVTGKLLPTGNAVDTIETSVGTIDISIVDAANPLVFIKAGDVGLKGTELHYEFSQEKLDLLEEIRSVAAELCGFAKKEDATKNSPAVPKTTVISAPQDYKDEPGTLYKSDEMDLVIRMMSMQKPHQALAITGAVCTSLAAVTEDTLVSKIASPDENGKLRLGHPGGVMNAYSGKGDNGDVYVKVERTARRIMEGVVYTRGDYEV, encoded by the coding sequence ATGAGAAAGTTTCCATGTACTATTTTGAGAGCTGGTACAAGTAAGGGTGTTTTTTTCAATGAAAAGGATATGCCTAAAGACAAGGAAAAATGGGAAGATTTTCTTTTAGATGTTATGGGAAGTCCTGATAAAAAACAGATAGACGGACTAGGGGGAGCAAATTCCCTTACGAGTAAGGTAGCCATAATAAAAAAATCAGAAAGAGAGGGGTTTGATGTAGATTATACATTTGCCCAGGTAAGTCTTACTGCGAGGAAAATAGATATGAAAGGCAACTGTGGAAACATATCATCAGGTGTAGGTCCATTTGCAATAGATAACGGTCTAGTAGAAGCGTTAGAACCTACTACCAAGGTAAGAATATACAATACAAATACGGGAAAAACAATTGAATCAGAGGTAAAAGTTTCAAATGGTATGTATGATCCAGATGGAGATACAAAAATACCAGGTGTACCCAATACTGGTTCAGTAGGTTATCTATCATTTTATGCACCGGAAGGGTCAGTGACAGGTAAGCTGCTTCCCACTGGAAATGCAGTGGATACAATAGAAACTTCTGTAGGGACAATAGATATATCAATAGTGGATGCTGCAAATCCACTGGTATTTATAAAGGCAGGGGATGTAGGGTTAAAAGGTACTGAGTTACACTATGAATTTTCACAAGAAAAGTTAGATCTTTTAGAGGAGATAAGATCTGTAGCCGCAGAGTTATGCGGTTTTGCAAAAAAAGAAGATGCTACTAAAAATTCACCTGCGGTTCCTAAAACTACTGTAATATCAGCACCACAAGATTATAAAGATGAACCTGGAACTCTGTATAAATCTGATGAAATGGATCTTGTAATCAGGATGATGTCTATGCAGAAACCTCATCAGGCACTAGCTATAACAGGAGCTGTATGCACATCACTAGCTGCAGTAACAGAAGATACACTGGTGTCTAAAATAGCCAGCCCAGATGAAAATGGAAAACTGAGATTGGGACATCCGGGAGGAGTGATGAATGCATACTCAGGAAAAGGCGATAACGGAGATGTCTATGTAAAAGTAGAAAGAACAGCAAGACGTATTATGGAAGGCGTTGTCTATACAAGAGGAGATTATGAAGTCTAA
- a CDS encoding tripartite tricarboxylate transporter substrate binding protein, with the protein MKRIMLLVVGIITALSMVGCGGQPGSKDGGDTAAYPKKPIEMIIPFGEGGASDTFARKFADIMAKDMPQPIQAINKKGSSGLVGMVYAAQKKNDGYTILEVTPSMVIADALGVSDSIKFMRDFEPLARIQSDIYVLCLPEDSRFNSFQELVEYGQNNPVTFAGVSPGGLDDLTLNALADATGVDIKFIPYKSGSEVKAAVLGGEVDIYLDKIVSAVNYIKDGKVKPVVVLNDERIDKIDVFKSVPTTVELGYDVTIGSWRGFVVKKGTPQEIKDYLIEKMEKAYATQEYQDFAALNLVDIRPGYLDAEGFYKQWESEYEKFDAVAKKVGLK; encoded by the coding sequence ATGAAAAGAATTATGTTGTTAGTTGTTGGGATAATTACAGCTTTGTCTATGGTCGGATGCGGTGGACAGCCGGGAAGTAAGGACGGAGGGGATACAGCAGCATATCCTAAAAAACCTATCGAAATGATCATACCTTTTGGAGAGGGTGGAGCGAGTGACACCTTCGCAAGAAAATTTGCTGACATAATGGCAAAAGATATGCCACAACCAATCCAGGCTATCAATAAAAAAGGGAGTAGCGGACTCGTTGGAATGGTATATGCAGCTCAAAAGAAAAATGATGGATACACTATCTTAGAGGTAACTCCGTCTATGGTAATAGCAGATGCACTTGGGGTAAGTGATTCAATTAAGTTCATGAGAGATTTTGAACCATTGGCAAGAATCCAGTCAGACATCTATGTACTATGTCTTCCTGAAGACAGTAGATTTAATTCTTTCCAAGAATTAGTTGAGTATGGACAGAATAACCCCGTAACTTTCGCAGGAGTAAGTCCAGGTGGTCTTGATGACTTGACTCTAAATGCGCTAGCTGATGCTACAGGTGTAGATATCAAATTCATACCTTACAAATCTGGTTCTGAAGTAAAAGCCGCTGTACTTGGTGGAGAAGTGGATATCTATCTTGATAAAATAGTTTCTGCTGTAAACTATATCAAAGATGGAAAAGTTAAACCGGTAGTTGTATTAAACGATGAAAGAATTGATAAAATCGACGTATTTAAATCTGTACCTACAACTGTTGAATTAGGTTATGATGTAACAATCGGTTCTTGGAGAGGCTTCGTTGTTAAGAAGGGAACTCCTCAAGAAATCAAAGACTACTTAATAGAGAAAATGGAAAAAGCTTATGCTACTCAAGAGTACCAAGATTTTGCTGCTCTAAATCTAGTAGATATAAGACCTGGATACCTAGATGCTGAAGGTTTCTACAAACAATGGGAATCGGAGTATGAGAAGTTTGATGCTGTTGCAAAAAAAGTTGGCTTAAAATAA
- a CDS encoding tripartite tricarboxylate transporter TctB family protein yields the protein MGEIIFHIFLLVVMGAFYKQSLDINTARMTDPIGPAGFPRVLIYLSVILIILSLVSTVKHYKENKPKEKQKIKELDPGFLALLGVIIFFVSAINYIGFLFGGIIIISSTMWILNQRKISKLVLITLVGSLVFTFVFGKILSIPLPRGYGIFETISYYIY from the coding sequence ATGGGTGAAATAATTTTTCACATTTTCCTGTTAGTAGTAATGGGAGCTTTTTATAAACAGTCACTAGACATAAACACTGCACGTATGACGGATCCAATAGGACCTGCAGGATTTCCAAGAGTGCTAATATATTTATCAGTTATATTAATAATACTATCTCTTGTATCAACTGTTAAGCACTATAAAGAAAACAAACCTAAGGAAAAGCAAAAAATAAAAGAACTTGATCCAGGATTCCTGGCATTATTGGGAGTAATTATTTTCTTCGTATCAGCAATTAATTACATAGGATTTTTATTTGGTGGGATAATCATAATCTCATCAACAATGTGGATTTTAAACCAAAGAAAAATATCAAAGCTGGTACTAATAACATTAGTAGGATCTTTAGTATTCACTTTTGTTTTCGGTAAAATCTTAAGTATCCCACTACCTAGAGGTTATGGAATATTCGAAACTATCAGTTATTATATTTATTAA